One window from the genome of Rufibacter tibetensis encodes:
- the porT gene encoding type IX secretion/gliding motility protein PorT/SprT — MALTYLRHQLHLHRHKIIGFFLLALLSSGQQTLAQGKLKGENLPGYEHKRLRWGFSLGVNASWYQLEHSELYVEAIKSNPDFSVNEKTGIGFNVNFISSYRLSPDFVLRAQPGVGYHSRAIEYKGMPADDDNGIAGGDVTQEMNTFAGELPLLVKYESKRRKNSQMYFIAGVKPSLVVGGQKKGSEYLQVKSLDFAVEYGVGLDMFYPFFKFAPEIRYSRGISNIHKPSPGMFNNSIQQLNTNTITLYLNFE; from the coding sequence ATGGCACTCACTTACCTTCGGCATCAGCTCCATTTACATCGGCACAAAATAATTGGCTTCTTTCTTCTTGCCTTGCTTTCTTCTGGCCAGCAAACTCTGGCTCAGGGCAAACTCAAAGGTGAAAACCTGCCTGGCTACGAACACAAAAGACTACGCTGGGGATTTTCTCTGGGGGTAAATGCCTCTTGGTATCAGTTAGAGCATTCAGAACTGTATGTAGAAGCCATTAAAAGCAATCCAGATTTTTCTGTAAATGAAAAGACAGGAATTGGTTTTAATGTGAACTTCATTTCTTCTTATAGACTCTCTCCTGATTTCGTTTTGAGAGCGCAACCTGGAGTTGGGTATCATAGCCGAGCCATTGAGTACAAAGGCATGCCTGCTGACGATGATAACGGAATTGCGGGAGGGGATGTGACGCAGGAGATGAACACCTTTGCCGGCGAGCTTCCTTTGCTGGTGAAATATGAATCAAAACGCCGCAAGAACAGCCAAATGTATTTTATTGCGGGTGTGAAGCCTTCGCTGGTAGTAGGCGGTCAGAAAAAAGGAAGTGAGTACTTGCAGGTAAAAAGCCTGGACTTTGCGGTAGAGTATGGTGTGGGGTTGGATATGTTTTATCCGTTTTTCAAATTCGCCCCGGAAATCAGGTATTCAAGAGGCATCAGCAACATTCATAAGCCAAGCCCTGGCATGTTCAACAACAGCATTCAGCAGTTGAATACCAATACTATAACGCTATACCTCAATTTTGAATAA
- a CDS encoding SDR family NAD(P)-dependent oxidoreductase → MAQKIALVTGATSGIGRATAVSLAQQGFKIIVAGRRTERLQELIQQLGQENVYPLEFDVRDKEAVQNALAGLPAEWRSVDVLINNAGNAHGLSPIQGGDLDDWDAMLDINVKGLLYVTKAVLPIMIERKTGHIINIGSIAGKEVYANGNVYCASKFAVDALSKAMRIDLVHEGIKVSEVNPGAVETEFSEVRFKGDTERAATVYQGYEPLKAEDIADLITFMVTRPKHVNLAEVLILPAAQAAATIINKQ, encoded by the coding sequence ATGGCGCAGAAGATTGCATTAGTGACCGGGGCTACTTCCGGCATTGGCAGAGCAACCGCTGTTTCGTTGGCCCAGCAGGGCTTCAAAATCATTGTAGCCGGTCGCCGTACCGAGCGTTTGCAGGAATTAATACAACAGCTGGGGCAGGAGAACGTTTATCCGCTTGAGTTTGACGTGCGGGACAAAGAGGCCGTACAAAATGCCCTTGCAGGACTACCCGCCGAGTGGCGTTCTGTTGATGTTTTGATAAATAACGCTGGAAACGCCCACGGTCTTTCTCCTATACAAGGCGGAGACCTGGACGATTGGGATGCCATGCTGGACATCAACGTGAAAGGCTTACTGTACGTGACCAAGGCCGTTCTGCCAATCATGATTGAGCGCAAAACCGGCCACATCATCAACATTGGGTCTATTGCCGGAAAAGAGGTGTACGCCAACGGAAACGTATACTGCGCCAGTAAATTTGCGGTAGATGCCCTTTCCAAAGCCATGCGCATTGACTTGGTGCACGAAGGAATTAAAGTGTCTGAAGTGAACCCTGGTGCCGTGGAAACGGAGTTTTCTGAGGTACGTTTCAAAGGAGACACAGAGCGGGCAGCCACCGTGTACCAAGGCTATGAACCCTTGAAAGCAGAAGACATTGCCGATCTGATTACGTTCATGGTCACTCGTCCTAAACACGTGAATTTAGCCGAGGTGCTTATTCTACCAGCAGCCCAGGCGGCGGCTACCATCATTAACAAGCAATAA
- the ubiE gene encoding bifunctional demethylmenaquinone methyltransferase/2-methoxy-6-polyprenyl-1,4-benzoquinol methylase UbiE has translation MSVVPYKDQEEGKKKQVAQMFNSIAKRYDFLNHFLSAGVDIYWRKRAVKLLARVKPQLVLDIATGTGDFALETLRLKPKQIIGIDISEGMLEVGREKIAKRGLSHLVQLQLGDSENIQFPDNHFDAITVAFGVRNFENLEKGLSEMRRVLKPGGMAVILEFSKPQQFPMKQGYNFYFKHILPVFGKMISKDNAAYTYLPESVQAFPDGNDFLAIFNRIGFKNTEWHSLTFGISSIYIGTK, from the coding sequence ATGTCAGTAGTTCCATACAAAGACCAGGAAGAAGGTAAGAAAAAGCAGGTGGCGCAAATGTTCAACAGCATTGCCAAACGCTATGATTTCTTAAACCATTTCCTTAGTGCAGGAGTAGACATTTACTGGCGCAAAAGAGCTGTGAAACTGTTGGCGCGGGTAAAGCCCCAATTGGTGTTGGACATTGCCACCGGTACGGGAGACTTCGCCCTGGAGACCCTTCGGCTTAAACCCAAACAGATTATTGGCATTGATATTTCTGAGGGCATGCTGGAGGTAGGCCGGGAGAAGATTGCCAAGCGGGGACTCAGCCATCTGGTACAACTGCAGTTAGGCGACTCTGAAAACATTCAGTTTCCGGACAATCATTTTGACGCAATTACCGTTGCTTTTGGGGTGCGTAACTTTGAGAATCTGGAGAAAGGCCTTTCAGAGATGCGTCGGGTTCTGAAGCCTGGCGGAATGGCTGTTATTCTGGAGTTCTCCAAGCCGCAGCAGTTTCCCATGAAACAAGGATATAATTTTTACTTCAAACATATTTTGCCGGTTTTCGGGAAAATGATCTCAAAAGACAACGCCGCCTATACGTACCTGCCAGAGTCTGTGCAGGCGTTTCCGGATGGCAATGACTTTCTGGCTATTTTCAACAGAATCGGGTTTAAAAACACAGAATGGCACTCACTTACCTTCGGCATCAGCTCCATTTACATCGGCACAAAATAA
- a CDS encoding OmpA family protein: MNHLDKRLFRNSFLIFTLCLVASSAMAQSTRKLIRNGDKFFNQANFRAALPYYERALERDPENAKAMYRAGISLIAFDKEKASDYIYKAYRAKPKVGDDVLYWLGRVDLVNYEFDNAIKNAQAYQATLGKRDDDGKEQAALLLQHARNAKKEVANAKDVFVKNLGPTVNTPYSEHSPVISSDDNYLLFTSRSASVTGGKEAADGEYYEDIFETRRLGQDQWETPKSLSGRLNGTGHDASIQLVDNDTKLLMYRQDEGGDIFMTSRDGGDWGQPQKLGRNINSKGFESDAFISRDGSTLYFSTSQFSQNGDLDIYYSKRQPNGEWGEAKNFGNGVNTPYDEDSPYFTPDGLTMYFSSRGHSTMGGYDVFTMTFDTVARRWSRPTNMGYPVNTPDDDTYYRLSPDGSYAYLSSYRMGGYGEKDIYTINYIRNAAVRGHVYSLRDSTIIPGVELVFSGKTASNTPLEYRDVTKPDSGNYQVSVLSSRPYQVTLTKDGKTLATEQYEVPMSLSDTTVFEKDFYIAFEDTTGVGTGAYAFKRIYYDTDKYTLRPESIAELDNIVRVMKANPALRISIDGHTDARASDEYNVTLGENRAMAAYNYLLQQGIPSNRLITVSYGERRPAAPNDTPENMQLNRRTEFNVIRSAEQ; encoded by the coding sequence GGAGCGTGACCCTGAAAATGCGAAGGCAATGTACCGGGCAGGTATCAGCTTAATTGCTTTTGACAAAGAGAAAGCAAGTGATTACATCTACAAAGCATACAGAGCAAAACCAAAAGTTGGGGATGATGTCCTTTACTGGTTAGGTCGCGTTGACCTGGTGAACTATGAGTTTGACAATGCCATCAAGAATGCACAGGCTTACCAAGCTACTCTAGGCAAGCGTGACGATGATGGAAAAGAGCAGGCTGCTTTGCTTTTGCAGCATGCCCGTAACGCCAAAAAAGAAGTGGCTAACGCCAAAGATGTTTTCGTGAAAAACCTGGGACCTACTGTAAACACGCCTTACTCTGAGCACAGCCCGGTTATTTCTTCGGATGACAACTACCTGTTGTTTACCTCTCGTAGCGCCAGTGTTACCGGTGGTAAAGAAGCAGCAGACGGTGAGTATTATGAAGATATTTTTGAGACCCGCCGTTTGGGCCAGGACCAGTGGGAGACTCCAAAATCTTTGAGCGGTCGTTTGAACGGTACCGGTCACGATGCTTCTATTCAATTGGTTGACAACGACACCAAACTATTAATGTACCGTCAGGATGAAGGTGGTGACATCTTCATGACCAGCCGTGATGGTGGTGACTGGGGCCAGCCACAGAAGTTAGGCAGAAACATCAACTCTAAAGGTTTTGAAAGTGATGCCTTTATTTCAAGAGACGGGTCTACCCTTTACTTCTCTACAAGCCAATTCTCTCAGAACGGTGACTTGGACATTTACTACTCTAAGCGCCAGCCAAATGGTGAGTGGGGTGAAGCGAAAAACTTCGGAAACGGGGTAAACACTCCTTATGATGAAGACAGCCCTTACTTCACGCCAGATGGTTTAACCATGTATTTCAGCTCACGTGGTCACTCTACCATGGGTGGTTATGACGTTTTCACCATGACTTTTGATACAGTTGCTCGCCGTTGGAGCAGACCTACCAACATGGGGTATCCGGTGAACACGCCAGATGATGATACTTACTACCGCTTAAGCCCAGATGGTTCTTACGCGTACCTTTCTTCTTACCGTATGGGCGGTTACGGTGAAAAAGACATTTACACCATCAACTACATCCGTAACGCTGCCGTTCGTGGCCATGTGTACAGCCTTCGTGACTCAACCATTATCCCAGGTGTTGAGCTGGTGTTCTCTGGTAAAACCGCCAGCAACACGCCGCTGGAATACCGTGATGTTACTAAGCCAGATTCAGGAAACTACCAGGTAAGTGTGCTTTCATCTCGTCCGTATCAGGTGACCCTGACCAAAGACGGTAAAACATTAGCTACTGAGCAGTATGAAGTGCCAATGTCATTAAGCGACACCACTGTATTTGAGAAAGACTTCTATATCGCTTTTGAAGATACTACTGGCGTAGGAACAGGCGCTTACGCTTTCAAACGCATCTACTATGACACAGACAAATACACCCTGCGTCCTGAGTCTATCGCTGAATTGGATAACATTGTACGTGTCATGAAAGCCAACCCAGCCTTGCGTATCTCCATTGATGGCCACACAGATGCCCGTGCTTCAGATGAGTACAACGTGACCTTGGGTGAGAATCGTGCCATGGCCGCTTACAACTACCTGTTGCAGCAAGGCATTCCTAGCAACCGTCTAATCACTGTGTCTTACGGTGAGCGTCGTCCGGCTGCTCCAAATGACACTCCTGAGAACATGCAGTTGAACCGTCGTACTGAGTTCAACGTGATCAGAAGCGCTGAGCAATAA